CGCTGCCGCATTTGTTCAAACAGACAAACCGTCGCCGCCATCGCGACATTCAATGATTCGGTTTGCCCCAACATGGGAATTTTGACACAGGCATCGGCCTTCTCTTTTACCGTTTCGCTCACGCCGCTGCCTTCATTGCCAAACACCCAAGCACAAGGTTGACTGAGGTCCATTTCATACAAACCGATATTGCGCCCGCCCAAGGCGGTTGCCCAAATTTGATGCCAATACGTTTCCATCCAAGCGGATAATTCCACTCTGCTGAAAATAGACAGCAGAAAATGCGCGCCCATCCCCGCTCGCAATACTTTGGGCGACCAGATATCCACGGAATCATTGCCGCACACGATTTGCCTGACTCCTGCCGCCGCCGCGCTGCGCAAAATTGTGCCTGCATTGCCGGGGTCTTGTACCCGCTCCAATACCACACAATCGCCGTCTGAAGGTAAACCTGCCTGCTGCGGAATATCAATCCAAGTCATCACATCATCGGCATCAGTCAGGCTGGTGATTTTAGACAGTGCTTCGTTACCAACCCAAGTAATCAATCCCTCATCCAACTGCGCTGTAATTTCTTGAATTTCAGGATGTTGCTGTTTCTTTTCAGGCAGATAAACCTGTTTGGGCGTACCGCCGCTTTGCAAATAAGTTTGCAGCAGATGTACGCCTTCCAATACGGTTTCACCGCTTTCACGCCTTGCTTTGGCCTGCGTCAGTAGACGGAATAAATGTTTGAGCTGTTCGTTTTGAGCAGAGGTAATCAGTTTCATGGAGCGCATTATAACTGTTTTGACTTCGTTGAAGCTATGCTTTCAGACGGCCTAACGGTTTTACTACGAAAATAAAAAAACCCTTGCAATAAAGCAAGGGTTTTACATGATTTCATTTTTTACTGCACAACAGTCTGCTGCTCATTTTGCTGCTCGGTACGGACAGTCGGACGGTTTTCAAGTTTGCCGTCTTTTGCCGCATTCGGTACAACAGTCTCTCCAGGCTCGGAAGCCGCTTTATCACTAGGCGTACCGCTCACTGGAATGATATTTTGGGCAGGCTGAGTATTAGACTTCTCTGCAACCGGCAGAGCGTCACGAGAAGTTTGCGGTGTAAATTGCCATACTGCAACAGCAATCGCACACACGCTGGCAGCGGCCGCGAAGAATTTGAAGAAGCCGCTATTAGCCGCTTCACGCTGAGCATATTTTTCCTGTTTGCCTTCAGCTTCGGTTTGAGGCACTGTAAATGCTTTGCTTTGCATGGTTTCACCGGCAACACTTGCCGCTGCACCCTGACGGATACAGTCGCCGATAATGTGGTACTCATGCCAAGCGCGCATAGCTTCCTCGTCTGCCAATACGGCATCCAGCATCTCATCAGTCAATGCTTCACCGTCCATCAATGCAGACACATACTCCAATGCTTTATTTGTTTTTTCGTTCATTTTTATTACCACCTTTGATCTTCAGAAGTATCCAACAGCGGCCGCAAATCTTTTGCAATCAGTTCACGCGCTCTGAAAATACGCGAACGTACAGTACCTATCGGACAATCCACTACCCGAGCTATTTCTTCGTAAGACAAGCCATCCATTTCCCTAAGCGTAATGGCTTGACGCATATCGTCTGGCAGTTGCGCAATGCTTGCTTCGACGGTCTGCAAGATTTCCCGATTCATCATTTCAGCTTCCGGCGTATGGTAATCCGCAACCTGATCGGTTAAATCAAGAACATCTCCCTCCTCATTGGCTGCTTCCGAACTGACAAAAAACTGGCGACCCGAAGTGGTCAGAAAATTCTTTGCCGTATTGATACCGATACGGTACAGCCATGTATAAAACGCACTCTCACCGCGAAAATTAACCAGCGCACGATAAGCCCTAATCATTGCCTCTTGGGTTACATCGTGCACTTCATGCTCATCCTGAATAAACCGGGAAATCAGTCTGTTTAGCCGACGCTGATACTTGGACATCAGCATCTCGAATGCCTTATGGTCACCTTTCTGCGCGCGCTCCACCAAAACTTGATCTATTTGGCGATCGTTCATACCCAACCTTTAATCGTTTTACTGCTTTAAACCAAAAATAGTAAAGCGTGCTGTGCACAGTAAAGACAGCAACGCTTTGAAATAGTTCCACAAGATTACACTCAATTGCCAAAGTTTATTCGTGCAGATGCTCTAACATAAGCTGTATTGCTTATTATATATACACTTAGCACAAGTAGTTAAATTACTAATACTTACTAAATTTACAGTTAGTCTCTTTGCTTTTCTGCTATATATTTGACCAACTTTTCATGAACAGGCAGATAGCCTTCGCCTATTTGAACACCGCTTCCC
The sequence above is a segment of the Neisseria perflava genome. Coding sequences within it:
- a CDS encoding sigma-E factor negative regulatory protein, with amino-acid sequence MNEKTNKALEYVSALMDGEALTDEMLDAVLADEEAMRAWHEYHIIGDCIRQGAAASVAGETMQSKAFTVPQTEAEGKQEKYAQREAANSGFFKFFAAAASVCAIAVAVWQFTPQTSRDALPVAEKSNTQPAQNIIPVSGTPSDKAASEPGETVVPNAAKDGKLENRPTVRTEQQNEQQTVVQ
- the rpoE gene encoding RNA polymerase sigma factor RpoE; the encoded protein is MNDRQIDQVLVERAQKGDHKAFEMLMSKYQRRLNRLISRFIQDEHEVHDVTQEAMIRAYRALVNFRGESAFYTWLYRIGINTAKNFLTTSGRQFFVSSEAANEEGDVLDLTDQVADYHTPEAEMMNREILQTVEASIAQLPDDMRQAITLREMDGLSYEEIARVVDCPIGTVRSRIFRARELIAKDLRPLLDTSEDQRW
- a CDS encoding TrmH family RNA methyltransferase; translated protein: MKLITSAQNEQLKHLFRLLTQAKARRESGETVLEGVHLLQTYLQSGGTPKQVYLPEKKQQHPEIQEITAQLDEGLITWVGNEALSKITSLTDADDVMTWIDIPQQAGLPSDGDCVVLERVQDPGNAGTILRSAAAAGVRQIVCGNDSVDIWSPKVLRAGMGAHFLLSIFSRVELSAWMETYWHQIWATALGGRNIGLYEMDLSQPCAWVFGNEGSGVSETVKEKADACVKIPMLGQTESLNVAMAATVCLFEQMRQRIHAQAV